In Longimicrobium sp., a single window of DNA contains:
- the atpE gene encoding ATP synthase F0 subunit C translates to MLLQEAANTALNNGLLGAGIGAGVAVIGAGIGIGLIGRGATEGMARQPDLAGNIQTAALILAAFVEGVALFAIVVAVLIWTKI, encoded by the coding sequence ATGCTGCTTCAGGAAGCCGCCAACACCGCGCTGAACAACGGGCTGCTGGGCGCCGGCATCGGCGCCGGCGTGGCCGTGATCGGCGCCGGCATCGGCATCGGCCTCATCGGCCGCGGCGCCACCGAGGGGATGGCGCGCCAGCCCGACCTGGCCGGCAACATCCAGACGGCCGCGCTGATCCTCGCGGCGTTCGTCGAAGGCGTGGCGCTGTTCGCCATCGTGGTCGCGGTGCTGATCTGGACCAAGATCTGA
- the atpB gene encoding F0F1 ATP synthase subunit A yields MIATAAVLLALAGAAPSTDPAQAAPVEVLAQHDATARSEHAVEATGYGRSEAAEHEGCGAGHGAAGGEEELDYIEHIQDSREWELPFGKVVCFPAAGTYMLGPIDMTPTKHVMFMGIAGLLTILCLLGGARLASRAERGVTAGKRHNAIEAMVLFIRDEVVVPNIGHGGEKYAPFVCTLFFFILFCNLLGIIPWGSTATASVSVTAALAVITFVVAEIGGLIAVGPKQYLGTIYVVPKGMGKVSGHLMAMVLSPIELVGKLTRPFALCIRLMANMTAGHIVLLALISLIFVFGSWVVLAGPVLMAVAISFLEIFVAFLQAYIFAMLTSVFIGLARHAH; encoded by the coding sequence ATGATTGCTACAGCCGCAGTCCTGCTCGCGCTGGCGGGCGCCGCGCCCTCCACCGACCCCGCCCAGGCGGCGCCGGTGGAGGTCCTGGCGCAGCACGACGCGACCGCACGGTCGGAGCACGCCGTCGAGGCCACGGGGTACGGCCGCAGCGAGGCGGCCGAGCACGAGGGGTGCGGGGCGGGGCACGGCGCCGCCGGGGGCGAGGAGGAGCTCGACTACATCGAGCACATCCAGGACTCGCGCGAGTGGGAGCTCCCCTTCGGCAAGGTGGTGTGCTTCCCCGCGGCGGGCACGTACATGCTGGGCCCCATCGACATGACGCCCACCAAGCACGTCATGTTCATGGGGATCGCCGGCCTGCTCACCATCCTCTGCCTGCTGGGCGGCGCCCGGCTGGCGTCGCGCGCCGAGCGCGGCGTGACGGCGGGGAAGCGGCACAACGCCATCGAGGCGATGGTGCTGTTCATCCGCGACGAGGTGGTGGTGCCCAACATCGGGCACGGGGGCGAGAAGTACGCGCCCTTCGTCTGCACCCTCTTCTTCTTCATCCTCTTCTGCAACCTGCTGGGGATCATCCCCTGGGGGTCCACGGCCACGGCGAGCGTGTCGGTGACGGCGGCGCTGGCCGTCATCACCTTCGTGGTGGCGGAGATCGGCGGGCTGATCGCCGTGGGGCCGAAGCAGTACCTGGGGACGATCTACGTGGTGCCGAAGGGGATGGGGAAGGTCTCGGGGCACCTGATGGCGATGGTGCTCTCGCCGATCGAGCTGGTGGGCAAGCTGACGCGCCCGTTCGCGCTGTGCATCCGCCTGATGGCGAACATGACGGCCGGCCACATCGTGCTGCTGGCGCTGATCTCCCTGATCTTCGTGTTCGGCAGCTGGGTGGTGCTGGCGGGGCCGGTGCTGATGGCCGTGGCGATCTCGTTCCTGGAGATCTTCGTGGCCTTCCTGCAGGCGTACATCTTCGCGATGCTGACCAGCGTGTTCATCGGGCTGGCGAGGCATGCGCACTGA